From Longimicrobium sp., the proteins below share one genomic window:
- a CDS encoding WG repeat-containing protein — protein MGYVVPSGKIVIQPQFDWAGDFKEGFAPVLVADRWA, from the coding sequence ATGGGGTACGTGGTTCCGTCCGGGAAGATCGTGATCCAGCCCCAGTTCGACTGGGCGGGCGACTTTAAGGAAGGCTTCGCGCCGGTGCTGGTGGCCGACCGATGGGCCTGA
- a CDS encoding DUF3883 domain-containing protein, with translation MPEIAAIVEAASGVIDLARVEPVFSTGGARGAGFSDPLQNERAERAAVALVVGRYVDAGWDVESVEHAGCGYDLDCRRGDTVEHVEVKGVQGDQQEFFLTVGEFRRARDDPDFVLAVVTSALSDVPVVSEFRGSEFLAVFRLDPVQYRAAPEKATSVMHHPVISRAMRS, from the coding sequence GTGCCCGAGATCGCGGCGATTGTTGAGGCAGCTTCGGGCGTGATCGACCTGGCTCGGGTCGAGCCCGTCTTCTCGACCGGCGGTGCCCGAGGTGCGGGATTCAGTGATCCGCTGCAGAATGAACGCGCAGAACGGGCCGCTGTCGCCCTGGTCGTGGGCCGGTACGTGGACGCGGGCTGGGACGTCGAGTCGGTCGAGCACGCCGGGTGCGGATACGACTTGGATTGTCGCCGCGGTGACACGGTGGAGCATGTGGAAGTGAAAGGGGTGCAGGGCGATCAGCAGGAGTTCTTTTTGACGGTGGGCGAGTTCCGCCGAGCGAGAGACGACCCCGACTTCGTCCTGGCTGTGGTCACGTCAGCTCTGTCGGATGTTCCGGTAGTGAGCGAGTTTCGCGGGAGCGAGTTTCTGGCCGTCTTCCGGCTCGATCCCGTCCAGTACCGTGCAGCCCCTGAGAAAGCTACGTCTGTAATGCACCATCCGGTCATCTCGCGGGCCATGCGCTCTTGA
- the groL gene encoding chaperonin GroEL (60 kDa chaperone family; promotes refolding of misfolded polypeptides especially under stressful conditions; forms two stacked rings of heptamers to form a barrel-shaped 14mer; ends can be capped by GroES; misfolded proteins enter the barrel where they are refolded when GroES binds), which produces MAAKELTFGTDARTALRRGVDKLADAVRVTLGPQGRNVVIDRRFGAPLITKDGVTVAQQVELEHPIENMGAQMVKEVATKTSDLAGDGTTTATVLAQAIFREGLRMVAAGANPMALKRGIDKAVEKVVAELKGMSVPVTSRREIAQVGNISAGTGGAASSREPVESGVDTVTLDELIALDDANNPAPTIGDLAADYALPPLPGKVADHRVSVSATLPMTFWTAAKTAGLTADQAGMLAEAASDHAFTRLDRAIRALHERRRAEVSLGSADFQQPMGFEEIGELIALAMEKVGKDGVITVEEAKGLETVLETVEGMQFDRGYLSPYFVTDPDRMEAVLEETLVLIHEQKISSMKDLLPVLERVAQVGRPLLIIAEDVDAEALATLVVNKLRGTLKVCAVKAPGFGDRRKEMLQDIAVLAGGRVISAEVGLTLESAVLGDLGRAKRVLVDKDNTVLVDGAGEIEVIQARIREIRAAVERTTSDYDREKLQERLAKVAGRVAVIHVGAATETEMKEKKARVEDALHAARAAVEEGIVPGGGVALLRAQAALHDLKVDDVDQQAGIRILERALEEPIRQIAQNAGVEGSIVVARVRESGNAHWGYNARTDEYEDLVEAGVIDPTKVTRTALQNAASIAGLLLSTESVVVERPEMVRSQDVPASGGMADMY; this is translated from the coding sequence ATGGCTGCCAAGGAACTCACCTTTGGAACTGACGCCCGCACTGCGCTCCGGCGCGGCGTGGACAAGCTGGCCGACGCCGTCCGGGTGACGCTGGGGCCCCAGGGCCGTAACGTCGTAATCGACCGTAGGTTTGGGGCGCCCCTGATCACCAAGGACGGCGTGACCGTCGCTCAACAAGTGGAGCTGGAGCACCCAATCGAGAACATGGGTGCGCAGATGGTCAAGGAAGTGGCTACTAAGACCAGCGACCTTGCCGGCGACGGAACCACCACCGCCACAGTACTAGCCCAAGCGATCTTCCGCGAAGGTCTGAGAATGGTCGCCGCCGGCGCGAACCCGATGGCGCTTAAGCGTGGCATCGACAAGGCCGTGGAGAAGGTGGTCGCCGAGCTCAAGGGAATGTCCGTCCCGGTCACGAGCCGGCGCGAGATCGCACAGGTCGGCAACATCTCGGCGGGTACCGGGGGGGCTGCGTCGTCCCGGGAACCGGTGGAATCCGGCGTCGACACGGTGACGCTCGATGAACTCATCGCGCTAGACGACGCGAACAACCCTGCGCCTACCATTGGTGATCTGGCGGCGGACTACGCCCTCCCGCCTCTCCCCGGCAAAGTTGCGGACCACCGGGTTAGCGTCTCTGCTACGCTACCCATGACCTTTTGGACGGCGGCGAAGACGGCTGGGCTGACGGCGGACCAAGCGGGCATGCTGGCAGAAGCGGCGTCAGATCATGCGTTTACCCGACTCGACCGCGCTATTCGCGCCCTTCACGAGCGCAGGAGGGCGGAAGTGTCGCTCGGGAGCGCAGATTTCCAGCAGCCTATGGGCTTCGAGGAGATCGGGGAATTGATCGCCCTAGCAATGGAGAAGGTCGGAAAGGACGGCGTCATCACCGTGGAGGAGGCGAAAGGCTTGGAGACCGTGCTGGAAACGGTGGAGGGGATGCAGTTCGACCGCGGTTACCTGTCGCCATACTTCGTCACCGACCCTGACCGGATGGAGGCGGTGCTTGAGGAGACCCTTGTCCTCATTCACGAACAGAAGATCAGCAGCATGAAGGATCTGCTGCCAGTGCTTGAGAGGGTAGCGCAGGTGGGCCGGCCGCTTCTGATCATCGCCGAGGACGTTGACGCTGAGGCGCTGGCGACGTTGGTCGTAAACAAGTTGCGTGGCACGCTCAAAGTCTGCGCGGTAAAAGCCCCTGGCTTCGGCGATCGCCGCAAGGAAATGCTGCAAGACATCGCCGTGCTCGCTGGCGGCCGCGTAATCAGCGCGGAAGTCGGCCTCACTCTCGAGAGTGCCGTGCTCGGCGACCTGGGCCGCGCAAAGCGCGTCCTAGTGGACAAAGACAATACGGTCCTGGTGGACGGAGCCGGGGAGATCGAGGTCATCCAAGCCCGCATCAGAGAGATTCGTGCGGCTGTCGAAAGAACCACATCTGACTACGACCGCGAGAAGCTACAGGAGCGTCTGGCCAAGGTGGCGGGCCGCGTGGCAGTGATCCACGTGGGTGCGGCCACCGAGACGGAGATGAAGGAGAAGAAGGCCCGCGTAGAGGACGCGCTGCACGCGGCACGCGCGGCGGTGGAGGAGGGAATTGTCCCTGGCGGCGGTGTCGCGCTGCTTCGCGCCCAGGCGGCGCTACACGATTTGAAGGTGGACGACGTGGATCAGCAGGCGGGGATACGCATTCTTGAGCGAGCGCTGGAGGAGCCGATCCGTCAGATTGCTCAGAACGCGGGCGTCGAGGGCTCAATCGTGGTGGCGAGAGTGCGCGAGAGCGGGAACGCGCACTGGGGATACAACGCCCGCACCGACGAGTACGAGGACTTGGTGGAAGCGGGCGTGATTGACCCCACAAAGGTCACACGCACCGCGCTGCAGAACGCAGCGTCGATTGCGGGGCTCCTTTTAAGCACCGAGTCGGTCGTCGTGGAGCGGCCGGAGATGGTCCGGAGTCAGGACGTGCCGGCGTCCGGCGGCATGGCTGACATGTACTAA